In Actinomycetota bacterium, a genomic segment contains:
- a CDS encoding ROK family protein has protein sequence MAVIGIDLGGTKMSGGVVSADGSVAHRVERSRPRDSAGMVEDPKALVRQLITPEIRGIGLGVAGLVTADGIMEWGPNVVGRRIAFRRILHEEFSLPVIVDNDANFAALAEATLGAGVGHRSVLMATLGTGMGGGLVIDGEVYRGRGFAGEIGHVVVDVGGPLCTCGRQGCWETFASGRRLDQMARDAVAADPHGRIGKLAAGAIPDGRHLTQAAIDGDAEARGLVAEVGGWLGVGLANLIAVLDPDVVVVGGGVSRLGEILLRPAQRAIAATLEGYDVRAPTPVVAAAFGEDSALVGAGLAAAKESDV, from the coding sequence ATGGCGGTAATCGGTATCGACCTGGGCGGCACGAAGATGTCGGGCGGTGTCGTCTCGGCGGATGGAAGCGTGGCGCACAGGGTCGAACGTTCGCGGCCTCGGGACTCCGCGGGAATGGTCGAGGATCCCAAAGCACTCGTGCGGCAATTGATCACGCCAGAGATCCGTGGGATCGGCCTGGGGGTTGCCGGGCTCGTGACGGCGGATGGGATCATGGAATGGGGTCCGAACGTTGTCGGCAGACGCATCGCGTTTCGGAGGATCCTGCACGAGGAGTTCTCTCTTCCTGTCATCGTCGACAACGACGCCAATTTCGCCGCGCTCGCGGAGGCGACGCTCGGAGCCGGAGTGGGCCATCGCTCGGTTCTGATGGCGACGCTCGGAACGGGGATGGGTGGAGGATTGGTCATCGATGGCGAGGTGTATCGCGGCAGAGGGTTCGCCGGTGAGATCGGCCATGTCGTCGTGGACGTCGGTGGGCCACTGTGCACGTGCGGTCGGCAGGGTTGCTGGGAGACGTTTGCCTCCGGGCGGCGACTCGATCAAATGGCACGAGATGCCGTCGCAGCGGATCCCCACGGAAGAATCGGCAAGCTTGCCGCGGGGGCGATACCCGACGGGCGCCACCTCACCCAGGCTGCGATCGACGGGGATGCGGAGGCGCGTGGGCTCGTTGCAGAAGTCGGCGGATGGCTTGGCGTGGGGCTCGCCAATCTGATCGCCGTGCTCGATCCCGACGTGGTTGTGGTGGGCGGCGGTGTTTCGCGTCTCGGAGAGATCCTCCTCCGGCCCGCACAGCGTGCCATTGCTGCAACACTGGAAGGGTACGATGTACGCGCGCCGACTCCGGTCGTGGCGGCTGCTTTCGGCGAGGATTCGGCACTGGTGGGCGCAGGCCTGGCGGCCGCGAAGGAGTCCGATGTCTGA
- a CDS encoding DUF1232 domain-containing protein: MSDTLYPDEVIGPDGARSGGAHRPLKEAMLALPNMVKLVGRLVRDPRVPARSKAFAILAAGYVLSPIDLVPDFIPFLGQSDDALVVILALHRLIRSAGEDIVLEHWDGSQDVLAIVENVVDLAAGLVPARLSWLARRLG; the protein is encoded by the coding sequence ATGTCTGACACTCTGTATCCCGACGAGGTCATCGGGCCCGACGGTGCCCGATCCGGTGGCGCTCACCGCCCGCTCAAGGAGGCGATGCTGGCGCTTCCGAACATGGTCAAGCTCGTCGGCCGGCTGGTTCGTGACCCGAGGGTCCCCGCTCGGAGCAAGGCGTTCGCCATTCTCGCCGCGGGGTACGTACTGTCGCCCATTGATCTGGTACCCGACTTCATTCCGTTTCTCGGCCAGTCCGACGATGCTCTTGTCGTGATTCTGGCTCTACACCGGCTGATTCGTTCGGCGGGAGAAGACATCGTACTGGAACACTGGGATGGCTCCCAGGACGTGCTTGCCATCGTCGAGAACGTCGTGGACCTTGCTGCGGGCCTGGTTCCGGCGAGGCTGTCCTGGTTGGCACGGCGGCTCGGTTGA
- a CDS encoding metallophosphoesterase, which produces MLLVSDVHGAFSALARVARSGEPLLVLGDFINFIDYRTNEGILADVLGTAFVQQVSRYRADGDYAASRRLWKERFGGDATQVREAITRAVDVQYAAVRAALEGTEAYATYGNVDWPGLLRRSLPDGVQFVDGEAIEIEGVTVGMVGGGSPTPLGVPGEVSEGELARKLDGLGPVDVLCTHLPPAIPSLHRDVITGRLEGGSRAVLDYLRTSRPTHHYFGDIHQPQAARWRVGGTICVNVGYFRATRRPVRHDVS; this is translated from the coding sequence ATGTTGCTCGTGTCCGATGTCCATGGGGCCTTCTCGGCGCTCGCGCGTGTGGCGCGGAGTGGCGAGCCCCTGCTCGTTCTCGGTGACTTCATCAACTTCATCGACTACCGCACCAACGAGGGGATTCTCGCCGATGTACTCGGAACGGCCTTCGTCCAGCAGGTGTCTCGGTACAGGGCGGACGGTGACTATGCGGCGTCGAGGCGTTTGTGGAAGGAACGGTTCGGGGGAGATGCAACGCAGGTTCGTGAAGCGATTACGCGAGCAGTCGACGTTCAGTATGCGGCGGTCAGGGCCGCCCTGGAGGGTACCGAAGCCTATGCGACCTACGGCAACGTCGACTGGCCGGGGCTGCTTCGGCGCTCGCTTCCCGACGGTGTGCAGTTCGTAGATGGTGAAGCGATCGAGATCGAGGGTGTCACGGTCGGTATGGTCGGTGGTGGGTCTCCGACGCCGCTGGGTGTGCCAGGAGAGGTGTCCGAGGGCGAGTTGGCTCGCAAGCTGGACGGACTCGGTCCGGTCGACGTGCTGTGCACACACCTTCCGCCGGCCATTCCCTCCTTGCATCGTGACGTTATCACCGGTCGGCTGGAAGGTGGTTCACGGGCGGTGCTCGACTATCTGCGCACCAGTCGGCCGACACATCATTACTTCGGTGACATCCATCAGCCGCAGGCGGCGCGCTGGAGGGTCGGCGGTACGATTTGCGTGAACGTCGGGTATTTCCGAGCGACGCGACGTCCGGTGCGACACGACGTTTCGTGA
- a CDS encoding SRPBCC family protein: MSEGTVQSIEIPAPAGEIFDVLADLERYPEWITAMRSVVVLERDPDGLPARAEFEVDAMVKVITYVLNYTFERPHVMSWVAEPGDDIREMVGSYELNDIEGGGTDVIYALRVDYGFPLPGFLRRQAEKQLVSTALRGLRKRVRQVGED; the protein is encoded by the coding sequence ATGAGCGAAGGTACGGTCCAGAGCATCGAGATTCCTGCGCCTGCCGGGGAGATCTTCGACGTGCTCGCCGACCTCGAGCGTTATCCCGAATGGATCACCGCGATGCGGTCGGTGGTCGTCCTCGAGCGAGATCCCGACGGCCTTCCCGCTCGAGCGGAGTTCGAGGTCGACGCGATGGTCAAAGTCATTACCTATGTGCTCAACTACACCTTCGAGCGTCCCCACGTGATGTCCTGGGTGGCCGAGCCGGGTGACGACATTCGGGAAATGGTCGGTTCGTACGAACTCAACGACATCGAGGGGGGCGGGACGGACGTGATCTATGCGTTGCGTGTCGATTACGGTTTCCCACTTCCAGGTTTTCTCCGGCGTCAGGCCGAAAAGCAGCTTGTTTCGACAGCGCTGCGCGGGTTGCGAAAGCGGGTGCGGCAAGTCGGGGAGGACTGA
- a CDS encoding TRC40/GET3/ArsA family transport-energizing ATPase — MRILLVTGKGGVGKTTISAATALKATDLGYRSLVVSTDPAHSLSDAFALPLGDEPREIVPGLHAQQIDTQKRLESYWGEIRNQLMAILDWGGVRGIEAEEFLVFPGMDELFALIEVRAQAISGRYDLVVVDCAPTAETLRLLSLPEVLSWYFDKIFFTQRRLMRAARPVLSRVTDLPLPGEKVYDAAENVFTSIEKARTLLLDPKVTTARLVVNPERMVVNEARRTYTYLTLFGYAVDGVVVNRVLPDAVNDPYFERWREIQAEHLERIDESFADVPVLRLRLFDDEMVGEERLRALGEELYGDTDPITSYVGNRPFRVVEHEKEVRLELSLPFATSEDIDVMRDGHEVYVTVGPYRRSFVLPDSLQRREIAGAKLSQGVLTIEFVER, encoded by the coding sequence ATGCGGATCCTCCTCGTGACCGGTAAGGGTGGCGTCGGCAAGACAACGATCTCGGCGGCGACCGCCCTGAAGGCAACCGACCTGGGGTACCGGTCGCTGGTGGTCTCCACGGATCCGGCGCACAGCCTCTCCGACGCGTTTGCGCTTCCTCTTGGAGATGAACCGCGCGAAATCGTCCCCGGCCTCCACGCCCAGCAGATCGACACACAGAAGCGGCTCGAATCCTATTGGGGGGAGATTCGCAATCAGCTGATGGCCATCCTCGACTGGGGCGGTGTGCGCGGTATCGAGGCCGAGGAATTCCTCGTGTTCCCCGGTATGGATGAGCTGTTTGCACTCATCGAGGTTCGGGCCCAGGCGATCTCCGGACGGTATGACCTCGTCGTCGTCGACTGTGCGCCGACGGCCGAGACCCTGCGACTGCTGTCCCTTCCGGAGGTCCTGTCCTGGTACTTCGACAAGATCTTCTTCACCCAACGCCGGCTCATGCGGGCTGCAAGGCCCGTCCTGAGCCGTGTGACCGACCTTCCGCTGCCAGGCGAGAAAGTCTACGACGCGGCAGAGAATGTGTTCACGAGTATCGAGAAGGCACGAACATTGCTGCTCGACCCGAAGGTCACGACTGCGAGGTTGGTGGTGAACCCGGAGCGTATGGTCGTGAACGAGGCTCGGAGGACCTATACATACCTGACCCTGTTCGGCTACGCGGTCGATGGGGTCGTGGTCAACAGGGTTCTTCCCGACGCCGTGAACGATCCGTACTTCGAACGGTGGCGAGAGATTCAGGCCGAACATCTCGAGCGAATCGACGAGTCGTTCGCGGACGTGCCGGTGCTCCGACTTCGACTCTTCGACGACGAGATGGTGGGGGAGGAGCGCCTGCGGGCACTCGGGGAGGAACTGTACGGGGACACGGACCCGATCACATCGTACGTGGGAAACCGTCCGTTCCGTGTGGTCGAGCACGAAAAGGAAGTGCGTCTCGAGCTCTCTTTGCCCTTCGCGACGAGCGAGGACATCGACGTCATGCGTGACGGTCACGAGGTGTACGTGACCGTCGGCCCGTACCGGCGCTCGTTTGTCCTCCCCGATTCGCTCCAGCGTCGGGAGATCGCCGGGGCCAAGCTCTCCCAAGGTGTCCTGACGATCGAGTTCGTGGAGCGCTAG
- a CDS encoding aminotransferase class I/II-fold pyridoxal phosphate-dependent enzyme, with translation MQFRRIENLPPYVFAEVDAAKREARRAGVDVIDLGFGNPDIPSPPIAVAKLVEAAQNPRNHRYSASRGIPNLRKAVAARYRRRFDVEIDPETEVITTIGAKEGLAHLMWALVQPGDVALVPEPSYPIHIYAAVLAGADVRRVPLGLGEDFFGRLATVFSDSWPRPRVILTSFPHNPTTSCVDLSFFERLVAFAKENEVMLVHDFAYADISFDGYVPPSLLEVPGAKDVGVELYTMTKGHSMAGWRIGFAVGNREMIAALAKLKSYLDYGTFQPIQIASIVALNEGDSYVAEVRDIYRTRRDALIDGLARAGWEIPRPQGTMFAWAPLPSGFEDLGSLAFAFELLEEAKVAVSPGVGFGPHGEGFVRFALVENEHRIRQAVRGIKRFLER, from the coding sequence GTGCAGTTCCGGCGTATTGAGAATCTACCGCCCTATGTGTTCGCAGAGGTCGATGCCGCGAAGCGGGAAGCGCGTCGCGCCGGTGTGGATGTCATCGACCTCGGATTCGGGAATCCGGACATTCCATCGCCACCGATCGCCGTCGCCAAGCTGGTCGAAGCGGCCCAGAACCCGAGGAATCACCGGTACTCCGCATCACGCGGCATTCCCAACCTGCGCAAGGCGGTCGCAGCCCGATACCGGCGGCGATTCGACGTCGAGATCGATCCCGAAACCGAGGTCATCACGACTATCGGTGCGAAGGAGGGTCTGGCCCACCTCATGTGGGCGCTCGTGCAGCCGGGAGATGTGGCCCTCGTGCCCGAGCCCAGCTATCCGATTCACATCTACGCAGCCGTGCTGGCAGGTGCAGATGTGCGACGTGTCCCGCTGGGACTGGGGGAGGACTTCTTCGGCCGTCTCGCCACCGTCTTCTCCGACAGCTGGCCCCGACCGCGGGTCATCCTCACCTCGTTCCCCCACAACCCGACGACCTCCTGCGTAGATCTGAGCTTCTTCGAGCGACTCGTCGCCTTCGCCAAAGAGAATGAAGTGATGCTCGTCCACGACTTCGCATATGCAGATATCTCGTTCGATGGATACGTGCCTCCGAGTCTCCTCGAGGTGCCGGGTGCCAAAGACGTCGGCGTGGAGCTCTACACGATGACGAAGGGACATTCGATGGCGGGATGGCGTATCGGCTTCGCCGTCGGCAACAGGGAGATGATTGCTGCGCTGGCGAAGCTCAAGTCGTATCTCGACTACGGCACGTTTCAGCCGATCCAGATCGCATCGATCGTCGCTCTCAACGAAGGCGACAGCTATGTAGCCGAGGTGCGCGACATCTACCGGACACGCAGGGACGCGTTGATCGACGGACTTGCGAGGGCTGGATGGGAGATTCCCCGCCCTCAGGGGACGATGTTTGCCTGGGCCCCCCTTCCGTCCGGATTCGAAGACCTGGGATCGCTCGCGTTCGCCTTCGAACTGCTCGAGGAGGCGAAGGTGGCGGTCAGCCCCGGTGTGGGGTTTGGGCCCCACGGCGAGGGTTTCGTACGTTTCGCCCTCGTCGAGAACGAGCATCGCATCCGCCAGGCGGTGCGGGGGATCAAGCGGTTTCTGGAGCGATAG
- a CDS encoding low specificity L-threonine aldolase: protein MAFVEGIADFRSDTVTRPTAEMRRAMAEAEVGDDVYGEDPTVNALEQEAAAAVGKAAAVFTPTGSMANQLALNTLVRPGDEALCVASAHVRQYEVGAAAAISGVQFRTVESCDGGILPEDVEAAVAGAGYHLPRVSLLVWENPLTSTGGTVVALETMRATTATARRLGIPVHLDGARIFNAALALGVEATSIAAEADTVMFCFSKGLGAPIGSVLCGSEDVIEEARFRRKRLGGGMRQVGVIAAAARVALRDRDHLEADHRLARRLGEEIAERFPSSVRMEQIQTNMVIVDSEGLPVDVDALIGSLADVGVLVGEMSPGILRFATHRDVDDRDVDRVLGVLETLPTESG from the coding sequence ATGGCGTTTGTAGAGGGCATCGCGGATTTCCGATCCGATACGGTGACCAGGCCGACTGCGGAGATGCGTAGAGCGATGGCCGAGGCCGAGGTCGGAGACGACGTCTACGGAGAAGATCCGACCGTGAATGCGCTCGAGCAGGAAGCTGCAGCCGCAGTCGGGAAAGCGGCAGCGGTATTCACCCCGACGGGCAGTATGGCAAATCAATTGGCTTTGAACACACTCGTCCGGCCAGGGGACGAAGCACTCTGTGTGGCGAGCGCACACGTGCGCCAGTACGAAGTCGGGGCTGCTGCAGCCATCTCGGGGGTTCAGTTCAGAACGGTGGAGTCCTGTGACGGGGGCATTCTGCCCGAAGATGTCGAGGCCGCCGTTGCGGGCGCCGGCTACCACCTGCCTCGCGTGAGCCTCCTCGTCTGGGAGAACCCACTGACCTCGACGGGGGGTACCGTCGTTGCACTCGAGACCATGCGAGCGACCACCGCTACGGCGAGACGTCTCGGAATCCCCGTGCATCTGGACGGAGCGAGGATCTTCAATGCGGCGCTGGCGCTCGGTGTGGAAGCCACATCGATTGCCGCCGAGGCCGATACGGTGATGTTTTGCTTTTCCAAAGGGCTCGGCGCTCCCATCGGGTCGGTGCTCTGTGGTTCCGAGGATGTCATCGAAGAGGCGAGGTTTCGCCGTAAGCGTCTCGGTGGCGGTATGCGGCAGGTCGGCGTCATCGCAGCCGCAGCTCGGGTCGCGCTGCGTGACCGGGACCATCTCGAGGCCGATCACAGGCTGGCTCGTCGCCTCGGTGAGGAGATCGCAGAGCGGTTTCCCTCTTCGGTGAGAATGGAGCAGATCCAGACGAACATGGTGATCGTCGACAGTGAGGGCTTGCCGGTCGATGTCGACGCGCTGATCGGCAGCCTCGCCGACGTCGGTGTCCTTGTGGGAGAGATGTCTCCTGGGATCCTGCGTTTCGCGACACACCGGGATGTGGACGATCGAGATGTCGACCGGGTGCTCGGGGTGCTCGAAACCTTGCCTACGGAGTCCGGGTAA
- the queG gene encoding tRNA epoxyqueuosine(34) reductase QueG, whose product MTDRVAQDLRAIAVAKGLSGFGICTAEPFEDVRCSIEARKADGMAGRLTFTFVNPERSTDVRFSFPWAQRLVVGAAAYVAESGSPPPRRAREGRIARFATRDAYAPLRQALGGIAEHLRAEGHEAEVLVDDNRLVDRAPVVRAGVGWWGKNTMVLAPGVGPWLLLGTVVTDAPLETTEGEFRTCGSCSACLSACPTGALSSPGVLDARRCLAAILQAPGVIPRDLRKPMGDRIYGCDDCSEACPPGRRHLRDAGVSRAGIVDLPAILRSSDRTILDRYGHFYIPRRQARYLRRNALVAIGNTGDASFVNLLAGYVAHPDWILRLHSAWALGRIGGPFAIAVLRAAQQQEVHGKVQEEIVLSLRDLGGRDQVR is encoded by the coding sequence ATGACCGATCGGGTGGCCCAGGACCTGCGAGCCATCGCCGTGGCCAAAGGGTTGAGCGGGTTCGGCATCTGCACGGCCGAGCCGTTCGAAGACGTGCGTTGTTCCATCGAAGCGCGTAAGGCCGATGGAATGGCCGGACGGTTGACATTTACGTTCGTCAACCCGGAACGGTCCACAGACGTACGATTCAGTTTTCCGTGGGCGCAGCGGCTCGTCGTCGGTGCTGCTGCCTATGTGGCCGAAAGTGGAAGCCCTCCCCCGCGAAGGGCACGCGAAGGCAGGATTGCGCGCTTCGCCACGCGAGACGCCTACGCGCCGCTTCGGCAGGCCCTCGGCGGCATCGCAGAGCATCTGAGGGCAGAGGGGCATGAGGCCGAAGTCCTTGTGGACGACAACCGTCTCGTGGACCGTGCCCCGGTGGTACGGGCCGGCGTCGGTTGGTGGGGCAAGAACACGATGGTGCTCGCTCCCGGTGTGGGCCCATGGCTCTTGCTCGGGACGGTGGTGACCGACGCTCCGCTGGAAACGACAGAAGGGGAGTTCAGGACCTGCGGGAGTTGCAGTGCGTGTCTGTCGGCGTGTCCGACAGGTGCGCTCTCGAGCCCGGGCGTGCTCGACGCACGCCGCTGTCTGGCTGCGATCCTTCAGGCACCCGGCGTGATCCCGAGAGATCTCCGGAAACCGATGGGGGATCGTATCTACGGCTGCGACGATTGCTCGGAGGCATGCCCGCCCGGTCGCAGGCATCTGCGCGATGCGGGTGTATCGCGGGCGGGAATCGTCGACCTCCCGGCCATCTTGAGAAGCTCCGATCGCACGATCCTGGATCGATACGGACACTTCTACATTCCGCGCCGTCAGGCTCGCTATCTTCGGCGCAACGCTCTCGTTGCCATCGGCAACACCGGGGACGCATCTTTCGTGAACCTGCTGGCAGGCTATGTGGCACATCCGGATTGGATTCTTCGCCTCCACAGCGCCTGGGCACTCGGTCGAATCGGAGGTCCGTTCGCGATCGCCGTGTTGAGAGCGGCTCAGCAACAGGAGGTTCATGGCAAGGTCCAGGAGGAGATCGTGCTCAGTCTCCGAGACCTGGGTGGGCGCGACCAGGTACGCTGA
- a CDS encoding Hsp20/alpha crystallin family protein: MRALLRYDPFSVARDLDQFFEGFGTPVDRPWIPRVDVFDREDALIVRTELPGMRSEDIDVTIENSELVISGSRSFDQEEEGKGYHRREIAHGEFQRAIYLPDEYDADKISAAYRDGILEISIPKRPEVLPKKVKVDIAD, from the coding sequence ATGCGTGCTCTGCTCCGTTATGATCCGTTCAGCGTCGCAAGGGACCTGGACCAGTTCTTCGAGGGATTCGGCACACCGGTCGACCGGCCGTGGATTCCCCGAGTCGACGTCTTCGATCGCGAAGACGCTCTCATCGTCCGAACCGAGCTGCCCGGAATGCGCTCCGAAGATATCGACGTCACCATCGAGAACTCCGAGTTGGTGATTTCCGGTTCCCGCTCTTTCGACCAGGAGGAAGAGGGCAAGGGATATCATCGCAGGGAGATTGCTCACGGTGAGTTCCAACGGGCCATCTACCTGCCGGACGAGTACGACGCCGACAAGATCAGTGCCGCCTACCGCGACGGCATCTTGGAGATCTCCATTCCCAAGCGCCCGGAAGTTCTCCCCAAGAAGGTCAAGGTCGACATCGCAGACTGA
- a CDS encoding glycosyltransferase family 1 protein → MTNVQIPVLPDGELPLPSAFSRLYDLAYNMWWTWSGGSRLWRMIDADLWTRYRNPVELLGAVDRSTWRNLEESSDFQDLYEELIRRFDAYMRPENTWWASMEPGSAGPIAYLCAEYGVDNLLPTYSGGLGVLAGDHTKSASDLGVPLVACGLLYRRGYFRQEVDAVGDQQHTYPVVDPVRLPTQQVAGPTGGQLKVDVDLPGRQIRVGVWKVQVGRVPILLLDTDLQENDDADRPITHTLYIRGREMRFVQEYILGIGSVRALAALGIEPTTWHVNEGHAALSVLERTARLIADGSTPEQARQKVKATTSFTLHTPVPAGNEVFDFPLVEKYLSDMPRRLSIHMGQLAGMGAAHEGDEQHFNMTALAIRSASFINGVSRRHAEIVSRDWAHLLPGRAAAITNGIHPSTWLSRGYQRLLTEIYGPQWHRTLIDDPSAISRLDEISDQRLWEIHAGEKRLLSRFARGRILEQQARQGASPDALRAVANILAPDRLTIGFARRFATYKRALLLFHNMPWLQAILTNPDRPVQILFAGKAHPADQNGQGLIRRIVELSRTPELGGHVHFLENYNMRMARYLVQGVDVWLNNPRPPLEASGTSGMKSAINGGLNLSILDGWWLEGHNGKNGWAFGLEWGNGDHAAQDNEDAIALYRTLQDEVVPKYYDRQDDGIPHGWVAMMREAIRSTVVAFSSDRMVKEYATNAYLPLSRQH, encoded by the coding sequence GTGACGAATGTACAGATCCCCGTACTGCCCGATGGTGAACTGCCGCTGCCCTCGGCGTTTTCACGACTCTATGACCTCGCATACAACATGTGGTGGACATGGTCGGGCGGCAGCCGCCTCTGGCGAATGATCGACGCAGATCTGTGGACTCGCTACCGGAACCCGGTCGAGCTTCTCGGAGCCGTCGACCGCTCCACGTGGCGAAACCTGGAGGAAAGCAGTGACTTTCAGGACCTCTATGAAGAGCTGATCCGCCGCTTCGACGCGTACATGCGTCCGGAGAACACGTGGTGGGCTTCGATGGAACCTGGCTCGGCGGGACCCATCGCCTACCTCTGTGCCGAATACGGAGTCGACAACCTGCTCCCCACGTACTCGGGTGGACTGGGCGTGCTGGCGGGTGACCACACGAAATCCGCCTCGGATCTCGGCGTTCCGCTCGTTGCCTGCGGTCTCCTCTATCGGCGAGGGTACTTCCGCCAGGAAGTCGACGCCGTCGGAGACCAACAGCACACCTATCCCGTGGTAGACCCGGTGCGCCTACCGACACAGCAAGTTGCCGGACCGACCGGAGGCCAGCTCAAAGTCGATGTCGATCTGCCTGGGCGACAGATCAGGGTCGGCGTGTGGAAGGTCCAGGTCGGTCGCGTACCGATCCTGTTGCTCGACACCGACCTGCAAGAGAACGACGATGCAGATCGGCCGATCACCCACACGCTGTACATTCGGGGCCGCGAGATGCGGTTTGTGCAGGAGTACATCCTGGGCATCGGCTCCGTGCGGGCACTGGCTGCGCTCGGAATCGAACCAACCACATGGCATGTCAACGAGGGTCACGCCGCCCTCAGCGTGCTGGAGCGAACAGCCCGCCTGATCGCCGACGGCAGCACGCCGGAACAGGCTCGGCAGAAGGTCAAGGCGACGACGTCCTTCACTCTGCACACACCGGTGCCCGCAGGAAACGAAGTCTTCGACTTCCCGTTGGTCGAGAAGTACTTGAGCGACATGCCCCGCCGCCTGTCCATCCACATGGGACAACTCGCCGGAATGGGCGCCGCGCATGAGGGTGACGAGCAGCATTTCAACATGACGGCTCTTGCGATACGGTCCGCCTCGTTCATCAACGGCGTGAGCCGACGTCACGCCGAAATCGTTTCGCGTGACTGGGCCCACCTCCTTCCCGGACGTGCCGCAGCAATCACCAACGGAATCCATCCGAGCACATGGCTCAGCCGTGGCTACCAGCGACTCCTCACCGAGATCTATGGCCCGCAGTGGCACCGCACATTGATCGACGATCCCTCGGCGATCAGCAGACTCGACGAGATCTCCGATCAACGGCTGTGGGAGATCCATGCCGGCGAGAAGCGTCTCCTCTCTCGATTCGCTCGAGGCAGGATCTTGGAGCAGCAGGCGCGGCAGGGAGCGTCCCCGGACGCCTTGCGCGCCGTCGCGAATATCCTCGCTCCGGACCGCCTCACCATCGGTTTCGCCCGGAGGTTTGCCACGTACAAGAGAGCCCTGCTCCTGTTCCACAACATGCCCTGGCTCCAGGCGATTCTCACGAACCCCGACCGGCCGGTACAAATCCTCTTTGCCGGCAAGGCACACCCGGCCGACCAGAACGGTCAAGGACTGATTCGCCGCATCGTCGAATTGTCGCGAACTCCCGAACTGGGCGGCCACGTGCACTTCCTCGAGAACTACAACATGCGAATGGCCAGATACCTCGTTCAAGGAGTCGATGTCTGGCTGAACAACCCCCGACCGCCGCTCGAGGCCTCCGGCACGTCCGGGATGAAATCAGCGATCAACGGAGGACTGAACCTCTCCATCCTCGATGGCTGGTGGTTGGAAGGCCACAACGGGAAGAACGGTTGGGCGTTCGGCCTCGAGTGGGGTAACGGTGATCACGCCGCCCAGGACAACGAAGACGCCATCGCCCTCTATCGGACGTTGCAGGACGAAGTCGTCCCCAAGTACTACGACCGGCAAGACGATGGGATCCCTCACGGCTGGGTCGCCATGATGCGAGAAGCGATACGTTCCACCGTGGTCGCCTTCTCGTCGGACCGCATGGTCAAGGAGTATGCGACCAACGCCTATCTTCCGCTGAGCAGGCAGCACTAG
- a CDS encoding LLM class flavin-dependent oxidoreductase, which produces MRIPVSVTLPQFTGDPDTVPAAAVRAESLGFDGVFLFDHLFPLDDRDRPIVESFVVLGSVVAATHEIRVGTLVLRAPMRNPEAAARAVLTAQALGGGRVTCGLGTGDSLSRPEFDAYGITFGSVEERLSMVSETIEAIRRRELPVSDRVPIWVGGTSRAVQDLAARSADGWNVWAAEADWLARRRHDAPVAGTISWGGQVLLARDDADLADAVARRGSTRGVMTGTVASLPGKLRRLADAGIDEFVLSLLGNTWDLFAAEVLPLL; this is translated from the coding sequence TTGAGGATCCCGGTCTCCGTCACGCTTCCACAATTCACGGGTGACCCGGATACGGTGCCGGCGGCTGCGGTGCGCGCCGAATCGCTCGGGTTCGACGGGGTCTTCCTCTTCGACCACCTCTTTCCCCTCGACGACAGGGATCGACCGATAGTCGAGTCGTTCGTTGTGCTTGGATCGGTGGTCGCGGCGACACATGAAATCCGGGTCGGCACCCTGGTCCTGCGCGCTCCGATGAGGAATCCGGAGGCTGCCGCTCGAGCGGTCCTGACGGCCCAGGCACTCGGTGGAGGAAGAGTCACGTGCGGTCTCGGCACCGGTGATTCTCTTTCTCGTCCCGAGTTCGATGCGTACGGGATCACTTTTGGAAGTGTCGAAGAGCGTCTTTCCATGGTGAGCGAGACGATCGAAGCGATTCGTCGGCGTGAGCTGCCGGTCTCGGATCGGGTGCCGATCTGGGTTGGGGGCACGTCACGAGCCGTTCAGGACCTTGCCGCTCGATCGGCCGACGGCTGGAACGTGTGGGCGGCGGAAGCCGATTGGCTCGCCAGGCGCCGTCACGATGCGCCGGTTGCGGGAACGATCAGTTGGGGCGGTCAGGTTCTGCTTGCCCGCGACGATGCGGATCTCGCGGATGCCGTCGCTCGGCGTGGATCGACCAGGGGAGTGATGACCGGAACGGTTGCATCCCTTCCCGGGAAGCTTCGGCGACTTGCCGATGCAGGGATCGACGAGTTCGTGCTCTCCCTCCTTGGCAACACGTGGGATCTGTTTGCGGCCGAAGTACTCCCTCTCCTCTGA